Below is a window of Nitrospira sp. DNA.
TCCCAACGTTCGCCTCAACCTTAAACTCACGCAGCAACCGATCAACAATGATTTCGAGATGCAGCTCACCCATTCCCGCAATAATCGTCTGCGCAGTTTCTTCGTCGGTGCGGACTCTGAAGGAAGGGTCTTCCTGCGCCAACTTCTGCAACGCAAACCCCATCTTCTCCTGATCCTGCTTGGTCTTCGGCTCGATCGCCATGGCGATAACGGGCTCAGGAAACTTCATGACCTCAAGAAGGAGGGGCTGCTTCTCATCAGCCAGGGTGTCCCCCGTGGTCGCACTCTTCAACCCCACAGCGGCAGCAATGTCGCCAGCATAAACAATCTCAATTTCCTCGCGCTTGTTCGCATGCATCTTCAGTAGACGCCCGATCCGGTCCTTAGTTCCCTTCGTCACATTCAGAACGGCAGTACCGGTCTTCAACGTGCCTGAATATACCCGGAAGAAAGTGAGCTGGCCCGCAAAGGGATCCGTCATGATCTTGAAGGCCAGCGCAGCGAACGGCTCAGAGTCGGAAGGTTCGCGCCTCAACTCCTTCCCGCTATTCGGATCCACACCGATAGCCGCCGGGATATCAAGCGGGGAAGGCAGGAAGTCCACCACAGCATCTAACAATTGCTGAACACCCTTATTCTTGAATGCCGACCCACAGATGACTGGCGTCACCTTCATGGCGATGGTGGCAGCCCGAATGGCACGACGAACCTCATCCTCCGTCAACGGCTGGCCATTGAGATACTTCTCCATGACCTGATCGTCATACTCAGCAACGGCCTCGAGCATCTTCTCCCGATACTCATTGGCCTTATCAACGAGATCAGCAGGAATCTCATCAATCTTGTATTTGGCGCCCAGCGTTTCGTCGTCGTAGAAGAAGCCCTTCATCCTAACCAAATCAACAGATCCACGGAATTCAGCCTCGCGACCGATGGGAATCTGGACAGGGACAGGGTTGGCACCGAGACGATCAATGATCGATTGAACGCTGGCATAAAAATCCGCGCCAATCCGATCCATTTTATTCATAAATGCAATGCGGGGAACCTGATACTTATCAGCCTGGCGCCAAACCGTCTCAGATTGCGGCTCCACACCCTGAACGGAATCGAAAGCCGCCACAGCACCATCTAAAACTCGCAAAGAACGCTCGACCTCAATCGTAAAATCGACGTGCCCTGGAGTATCAATAATATTGATACGGTGATCGCGCCAGAAACAGGTCGTCGCAGCAGCAGTAATCGTGATACCACGCTCACGCTCCTGCTCCATCCAGTCCATGGTAGCCGCGCCCTCATGGACTTCGCCGAGCTTATGCGTCATGCCCGTATAAAACAGGATGCGCTCGGTAGTCGTCGTCTTTCCGGCATCAATGTGGGCCATGATGCCGATATTTCTTGTCCGCTCTAACGGTGTCTGCCTAGCCACAACTCCCCCAGAAAAAACGAACGCGCCGCCATTTGAGCCGAAGACCCTCCGCTACAGCGCGACCAATGGACGCACTCGCGACTCGGCCCAACAACCGCACGACCAACGACTACCAACGATAGTGAGCAAAGGCCTTATTGGCCTCAGCCATTCGGTGGACATCCTCACGCTTCTTGACTGATGCACCAGTATTATTGGACGCATCCAACAATTCAGCAGCAAGCCTATCCTGCATGCTCTTGCCGCCACGCGAACGAGAGTATTCAGTAATCCATCGCAACGCCAACGACACACGGCGAGAAGGCCTGATCTCAACAGGAACCTGATACGACGCACCACCAACACGACGCGACTTTACCTCCACGACCGGCTTGACATTGTCAACCGCCGCCTTGAAGATTTTCATCGGGTCGCCGCCATTCGTCTTCTCCTGAATCAAATCAAATGCCCCGTAGCACACACGCTCGGCCGTACTCTTCTTCCCTCCACCCATCAGAACATTCAAGAACTTCCCGACGAGCTTGTCGCGATACTTGGAATCTGGCTGCGCTTCTCGGTGACCGAAAAATTGTCCGCGTGGCATCGTTACCCTATAAATGAAATCGGTTTTCGCCGCGCATCGATGCGCGACAACACAATAGACTCTTACTTGGGACGCTTCGCTCCATACTTGGAGCGAGCCTGCTTCCGATCCGCAACTCCCACCGCATCCAAAGAACCACGCACGATGTGATAGCGCACACCAGGCAAGTCCTTGACACGACCGCCCCGCACCAACACGATGGAGTGCTCCTGGAGATTGTGCCCCACACCAGGAATGTAGGTCGTCACCTCCATGCCGTTCGTCAAACGAACGCGAGCAACTTTACGAAGGGCCGAGTTCGGTTTTTTCGGCGTAGTCGTATAGACCCGGAGACACACTCCGCGCTTCTGAGGACAGCGCTTTAATGCCGGACTCTTGGTCTTTGACTTGACAAGCGTCCGGCCTTTTCGCACGAGCTGATTAATCGTGGGCATGCACTCTACTCTTTCTTGAAAATCAGACGGTTGCCAAAAATTCTCCTGAGCGAAGCCGTCGGATTATAGAGATGTGTGGCACTTGTGTCAAGAATCTTCTTTTTCTTTTCACGGATTATTTTGTGATTCGCCGCCTGTCACCTGGACAGGCGCCTCTCCGACTGCCACCGGCTGCGCCACTGCCCCTGCCAACTCGCCTGGCGCTTTGGCACTGGCAACAAACGTCTCCCGATATTCCTCAAATCCACTGCCTGCTGGAATGAGACGTCCCACAATCACATTTTCCTTCAGACCCAGCAAGTTGTCTTCCCGCCCATTGATGGCCGCTTCGGTCAACACCCGCGTCGTTTCCTGGAAAGATGCGGCCGAAATGAAGCTGTCGGTCGTCAAGGCTGCCTTGGTAATACCCAGCAACACTGGCTTGCCAAGGGCCGGTTTCCCATCTTTTTCGAGAACCCGCTGATTCTCTACGTCAAACATTCCCTTGCTGACCTGACTTCCCGGTAGGAATGACGTATCTCCGGGATCTTCGATCCGGACCTTTCGAAGCATTTGCCGGACGATGATCTCGATATGTTTATCGTTGATGGAGACGCCCTGCAACCGGTAGACGTCCTGTACTTCATCGACCAGGTATTTTTGCAACTCTTTCGGGCCCAGGACGTCAAGAATGTCGTGCGGATTGGCAGAACCATCCATGAGGGGCTCACCGGCGCGTACCCAGTCGCCCTCGTGCACGTTGACGTGCTTCCCCTTAGGAATGAAATACTCCTTCACGTCACCCATCTTGTTATCCACCAGCACTTTCCGCATGCCCTTCACAAACCCGCCATAGGAGACTTCACCGTCGATCTCGCTAATGACTGCCTGCTCTTTTGGCTTACGTGCCTCAAACAGCTCGGCCACACGCGGGAGACCACCGGTGATGTCCTTGGTCTTGGTCGTTTCACGCGGAATCTTGGCTAACACATCGCCGGGATGCACCATCGCGCCCTTTTCCACGAAAATGTGCGCACCAACCGGCAAGAGATATCGGGCGACCGGCGCTCCCGCACCGGAGACCTTCGCAGTCTTTCCACTGTCGTCCTTGATCGAGACGCGAGGGCGCAATGTGGCGCCACTCTGCTCGATAATGACTTTTCTGGACAGACCGGTCACTTCGTCGAACTCCTCCTTCATCGTGACCCCTTCGAGAATGTCGCCATAGGCAACCTTTCCGCCGGTTTCCGTGAGGATGGTCAAGGAGTACGGATCCCACTCCACCAGTTTCTGCCCGACTTCAACGCGATCCCCGTCTTTCAGCTTGATCTTCGCGCCATACACCACCGGATATTTTTCACGTTCACGCCCGCTGTCATCGACAATCGCAATTTTGGCGTTGCGGTTCATCACCACCCATTCGCCTTCTTTATTGCGAACGGCGATTCCGGCATTGTGCACGTCGGCATTTTTCTTGGCATCCAAGCTCATGTACTTCAAATGACCTGCGTGCTTGGCCTCCAAAACGGTCTGCTCAACGACCTTGCTCGCCGTACCACCGATGTGGAACGTACGCATCGTCAACTGTGTGCCAGGTTCACCAATAGATTGCGCCGCAATGACGCCGACCGGCTCGCCCTTCTCGACCAGGCGCCCGCGCGACAGATCGCGCCCGTAACACAGCCGGCAGACGCCGCGTGCGGATTGGCAGGTCAACACCGATCGAATTTTCACTCGATCGACACCCGCTTCCACGACAGCCTTCGCCTGCTCTTCGTCGATTTCCTCGTTGAACGAGACGATGATTTCGCCCGTTACCGGATCGCGGATGTCCTCCCCGGCGAGACGTCCCAAGAGACGTTCCTCCAAGGTCTGAATGATTTCTCCGCCTTCCAACAGGGCACTGACCAGGATTCCGTCCGTGGTTCCGCAATCTTCCTCAGTGACGATGACGTCCTGCGCAATATCGACAAGGCGCCGGGTCAAATAACCGGAATTCGCGGTCTTCAACGCAGTGTCCGCCAAACCTTTCCGCGCACCGTGCGTCGAAATGAAGTACTGCAACACCGTTAACCCTTCACGGAAATTGGCCGTGATGGGCGTTTCGATGATTTCACCGGACGGCTTGGCCATCAAGCCTCGCATACCGCCCAGCTGACGAATCTGTTGTGAGCTGCCTCGGGCACCAGAATCGGCCATCATGAAAATGGGATTGAAGGATTCGGCCTTGGCTGGATCGCCACCGGCGCCCAATTCCTTCATCATCTCATTGGCCACCTGCTCCGTGACATGCGCCCAAATGTCGATGACCTTGTTGTAGCGCTCACCATTGGTAATGAGACCTTCAGAGTACTGCTTTTCGATCTCATTGACCTCATGCTGAGCCTTTCCGATCAGGTCTTCTTTCCTGGACGGAATATGCATATTGTCGATACAGATCGACATGCCGGCTCTGGTCGCGTAATGGAATCCCAGATCTTTGATCTTATCGAGGAATGTCACCGTCTCTCGATGCCCCGCCTGCCGGTACACCGCGTCGATGAGCTTCGACATTTCCTTCTTGGTCATCAATTTATTGGCGTCCGCGAACGGCATCATCGGCGGAAGAATTTCCGACAAGATGACCCGTCCAGCCGTCGTCTGCACCAACGTCCCATTGCAGCGGACCTTGATTCGAGCATGTTCATCCAAGGCCCCGGCGTCGTAGGCAATCCGCGCCTCCTCCGGTGAGCCGAACAGCTTGCCTTCGCCCTTGGCGCCGACGCGCTCCTTCGTCAGCCAATAACACCCGAGCACCATGTCCTGGGACGGCACCGCAATCGGCTTCCCATTGGCAGGAGACAGGATGTTATTGATCGACATCATGAGCACGCGAGCTTCAACCTGCGCCTCGACGGACAACGGAACGTGCACCGCCATCTGGTCTCCGTCGAAGTCCGCGTTGAACGCCGCACACACAAGCGGATGCAGCCGGATGGCCTTGCCTTCAACCAACACCGGATCGAAGGCCTGAATGCCGAGCCTATGCAGCGTTGGGGCGCGGTTCAGCAGTACGGGATGTTCGCGAATCACTTCGTCCAACACATCCCAGACTTCCGGACGCTCTTTTTCGACCAATCGTTTGGCACTCTTGATCGTCGTCGCCGCGCCACGCTCTTCGAGCTTGTGGAAGATAAATGGCTTGAACAACTCCAAGGCCATTTTCTTGGGCAACCCGCATTGATGCAGACGCAACTCGGGACCGACGACGATCACCGTTCGACCTGAATAATCGACGCGCTTTCCAAGCAAATTCTGCCGGAAGCGTCCCTGTTTGCCCTTCAGCATATCGCTCAAAGACTTCAGCGGTCGCTTGTTTGGCCCACGAATCGCACGGCCTCGACGGCCGTTGTCGAACAACGCGTCAACCGCCTCCTGCAACATACGCATTTCATTGCGGATGATGACTCCGGGCGCCTTCAGTTCAATCAACCGCTTCAAGCGATTGTTCCGGTTGATCACGCGACGATACAGATCGTTGAGATCCGACGTAGCAAACCGACCACCATCCAACGGCACCAACGGACGCAATTCCGGCGGCAAAACTGGGATGACATCCATGATCATCCACTCAGGCTTGTTGCCGGAACGGCGGAAAGCCTCCAGCACCTTGAGCCGCTTCGCATATTTCTTTTTCAACGCTGCCGAGGCCGAGGCCTTCGCCTTCACATGCAGCTCATCCCACTGCGTATTGATATCCACTTTGCGGAGCAACTCGCGAATCGCCTCGGCACCGATCCCCACCTTGAAGGCGCCACTTCCATATTCGGACTGCAACGAGCGAAGCTGTTCTTCAGAAACCAGTTCCTGCTCACTCATGCTCGTGGAGCCAGGATCCACCATCACGTAGCTCTCGAAATAGAGGATCTTTTCGAGTTGCTTGAGGCTCATGTCCAAGAGCGTACCAATCCGGCTGGGTACACCCTTCAGAAACCAGATGTGCGCGACCGGAGCCGCCAATTCGATGTGCCCCATGCGCTCACGGCGCACCTTGGACTGAATGACTTCCACGCCGCACTTGTCACAGACAATGCCGCGGTGCTTCATGCGCTTGTACTTACCGCAATTACATTCCCAGTCCTTGATTGGGCCAAAAATCTTGGCGCAGAACAACCCATCCTTTTCAGGCTTGAACGACCGGTAGTTGATTGTTTCCGGCTTCTTTACTTCGCCGTAAGACCACGACCGGATCTTTTCGGGCGACGCGATACGAATGCGCATCGAGTCGAACGAGACCGAGTCACGCGGTTTTTCGAATAATGTGTATACACCTTCCAAGGTTGATCCCTCCTTAACGGTCGCCTGAGCGCAGTTCTGAGTGGTGAGCTATCCGATGTGTCCGCTCGCAAAACTCAGCACTAGAATCAGTCCTTCGATTTAACCAGCTCAACATCGAGCCCAAGACTTTGCAGCTCTTTGACCAACACATTGAACGATTCGGGCAATCCAGGTTCCAGGAACGGCTCGCCCTTGACGACCGCTTCGTACATGCGCGATCGGCCAGGCACGTCATCCGACTTCACCGTCAGGAATTCCTGAAGAATGGAAGCCGCTCCATAGGCTTGAAGCGCCCAGACTTCCATCTCTCCCAGTCGCTGACCACCAAACTGCGCCTTTCCACCAAGCGGTTGCTGGGTGACCAACGAATACGGACCGATGGACCGGGCGTGAATCTTATCGTCGACCAGATGGTGCAGCTTCAGGACGTACATGTATCCTACCGTCACGGGACTGCTGAACGACTCACCGGTTCGCCCATCCATCAAAAGCGTCTGCCCGCTGGGCGACAATTTCGCTTTCTTGAGGAGCTCCTTGATCTCTTTCTCGGACGCTCCATCAAACACCGGACTCGCCACCTTGATACCCAACGCGCGAGCTGCCCACCCCAGGTGAGTCTCCAAAATCTGCCCGACGTTCATACGCGATGGCACGCCCAAGGGATTGAGCACGATCTCCACCGGCGTACCGTCCGGCAGATACGGCATGTCTTCTTCCGGCAGCACGCGCGACACGACACCCTTATTTCCATGTCGGCCCGCCATCTTGTCGCCGACCTGAATCTTCCGCTTCATCGCGATGTAGACCTTCACCAGCTTGATCACGCCGGGAGGCAGCTCATCGCCCCGTCGCAGACGCCCAACCTTTTCATCATACAAGGTCTGGAGAATTTCAATCTGCTCCTTGGCACGTCGCTCAACGTCCTCGAGCTCCTTCTGCTCGTCTGGATCACTGAGGATGATGTGCCGGACCATATCGTCCGGCAGCCGCTTCAAAATCTCCGCCGTGAGCTTGCCCTTCTTTTTCAGAATGACATCCCCGGTTTCCGGATCCATCAAATCGCGGCCGACGACCTTTCCGAGCAACAGCTTCCGAACCTTCTTCGTTTTCTCGTCCTCGATGATGCGCAGCTCTTCCTGATGGTCGCGCTGCAACTTCATGTGATCTTCGCTTTCGATGCTCTTCGAACGCTCGTCCTTGTCTAGCCCCTTCCGAGAGAAGATCTTCACATCGACGACAATCCCTTCAACTCCG
It encodes the following:
- the rpoC gene encoding DNA-directed RNA polymerase subunit beta', which gives rise to MEGVYTLFEKPRDSVSFDSMRIRIASPEKIRSWSYGEVKKPETINYRSFKPEKDGLFCAKIFGPIKDWECNCGKYKRMKHRGIVCDKCGVEVIQSKVRRERMGHIELAAPVAHIWFLKGVPSRIGTLLDMSLKQLEKILYFESYVMVDPGSTSMSEQELVSEEQLRSLQSEYGSGAFKVGIGAEAIRELLRKVDINTQWDELHVKAKASASAALKKKYAKRLKVLEAFRRSGNKPEWMIMDVIPVLPPELRPLVPLDGGRFATSDLNDLYRRVINRNNRLKRLIELKAPGVIIRNEMRMLQEAVDALFDNGRRGRAIRGPNKRPLKSLSDMLKGKQGRFRQNLLGKRVDYSGRTVIVVGPELRLHQCGLPKKMALELFKPFIFHKLEERGAATTIKSAKRLVEKERPEVWDVLDEVIREHPVLLNRAPTLHRLGIQAFDPVLVEGKAIRLHPLVCAAFNADFDGDQMAVHVPLSVEAQVEARVLMMSINNILSPANGKPIAVPSQDMVLGCYWLTKERVGAKGEGKLFGSPEEARIAYDAGALDEHARIKVRCNGTLVQTTAGRVILSEILPPMMPFADANKLMTKKEMSKLIDAVYRQAGHRETVTFLDKIKDLGFHYATRAGMSICIDNMHIPSRKEDLIGKAQHEVNEIEKQYSEGLITNGERYNKVIDIWAHVTEQVANEMMKELGAGGDPAKAESFNPIFMMADSGARGSSQQIRQLGGMRGLMAKPSGEIIETPITANFREGLTVLQYFISTHGARKGLADTALKTANSGYLTRRLVDIAQDVIVTEEDCGTTDGILVSALLEGGEIIQTLEERLLGRLAGEDIRDPVTGEIIVSFNEEIDEEQAKAVVEAGVDRVKIRSVLTCQSARGVCRLCYGRDLSRGRLVEKGEPVGVIAAQSIGEPGTQLTMRTFHIGGTASKVVEQTVLEAKHAGHLKYMSLDAKKNADVHNAGIAVRNKEGEWVVMNRNAKIAIVDDSGREREKYPVVYGAKIKLKDGDRVEVGQKLVEWDPYSLTILTETGGKVAYGDILEGVTMKEEFDEVTGLSRKVIIEQSGATLRPRVSIKDDSGKTAKVSGAGAPVARYLLPVGAHIFVEKGAMVHPGDVLAKIPRETTKTKDITGGLPRVAELFEARKPKEQAVISEIDGEVSYGGFVKGMRKVLVDNKMGDVKEYFIPKGKHVNVHEGDWVRAGEPLMDGSANPHDILDVLGPKELQKYLVDEVQDVYRLQGVSINDKHIEIIVRQMLRKVRIEDPGDTSFLPGSQVSKGMFDVENQRVLEKDGKPALGKPVLLGITKAALTTDSFISAASFQETTRVLTEAAINGREDNLLGLKENVIVGRLIPAGSGFEEYRETFVASAKAPGELAGAVAQPVAVGEAPVQVTGGESQNNP
- the rpsG gene encoding 30S ribosomal protein S7, which produces MPRGQFFGHREAQPDSKYRDKLVGKFLNVLMGGGKKSTAERVCYGAFDLIQEKTNGGDPMKIFKAAVDNVKPVVEVKSRRVGGASYQVPVEIRPSRRVSLALRWITEYSRSRGGKSMQDRLAAELLDASNNTGASVKKREDVHRMAEANKAFAHYRW
- a CDS encoding 30S ribosomal protein S12, giving the protein MPTINQLVRKGRTLVKSKTKSPALKRCPQKRGVCLRVYTTTPKKPNSALRKVARVRLTNGMEVTTYIPGVGHNLQEHSIVLVRGGRVKDLPGVRYHIVRGSLDAVGVADRKQARSKYGAKRPK
- the fusA gene encoding elongation factor G produces the protein MARQTPLERTRNIGIMAHIDAGKTTTTERILFYTGMTHKLGEVHEGAATMDWMEQERERGITITAAATTCFWRDHRINIIDTPGHVDFTIEVERSLRVLDGAVAAFDSVQGVEPQSETVWRQADKYQVPRIAFMNKMDRIGADFYASVQSIIDRLGANPVPVQIPIGREAEFRGSVDLVRMKGFFYDDETLGAKYKIDEIPADLVDKANEYREKMLEAVAEYDDQVMEKYLNGQPLTEDEVRRAIRAATIAMKVTPVICGSAFKNKGVQQLLDAVVDFLPSPLDIPAAIGVDPNSGKELRREPSDSEPFAALAFKIMTDPFAGQLTFFRVYSGTLKTGTAVLNVTKGTKDRIGRLLKMHANKREEIEIVYAGDIAAAVGLKSATTGDTLADEKQPLLLEVMKFPEPVIAMAIEPKTKQDQEKMGFALQKLAQEDPSFRVRTDEETAQTIIAGMGELHLEIIVDRLLREFKVEANVGKPEVAFRETIRRKAEAESKYIKQTGGRGQYGHVVLTVEPSESGKGLEFVNKVVGGAIPKEYIPAIEKGVKERMETGVVAGFPLRDVKVTVIDGSYHDVDSNEMAFKIAASMGFADACKKADPVLLEPIMKVEVLVPQDFMGDVIGNLNGRRGKVQGMKVRAGAQAIEATVPLMEMFGYATDLRSRTQGRATYSMEFDRYDQVPRQIAEAITAKHRGE